The following coding sequences are from one Musa acuminata AAA Group cultivar baxijiao chromosome BXJ1-6, Cavendish_Baxijiao_AAA, whole genome shotgun sequence window:
- the LOC103974161 gene encoding uncharacterized protein LOC103974161 isoform X2, whose product MNGFGLSVPTHLVEHDAVKEALELNKLTQQRKIPIYFQKDFVCVKVGKPELVEIYAYNEILAGWVPVDLGPVSMKEASSMLSTCKAFQYNLNWHAIFADPTKPIAVDIGSGNGLFILKVARKCTDLNFLGLEINRKLVQRCLDNLHQSEFKNGYFISTNATSTFRSIVSSYPGDLVLVAIQITFMRYNLLSSILLSSARILILTERTKDGGWYREDLLKQSWICLLQMERCFYSLISRLLQRE is encoded by the exons ATGAATGGTTTCGGACTTTCGGTACCTACCCACTTAGTGGAACATGATGCTGTTAAAGAAGCACTAGAACTGAACAAACTTACACAACAAAGAAAGATTCCAATTTATTTTCAGAAAGATTTTGTGTGTGTCAAAGTTGGCAAGCCTGAGCTGGTGGAGATATACGCTTATAATGAAATCTTGGCAG GTTGGGTGCCTGTGGATCTAGGGCCAGTTTCAATGAAAGAAGCCTCTTCTATGCTCTCAACATGCAAG GCCTTTCAATACAATCTCAATTGGCATGCCATATTTGCAGATCCCACTAAACCTATAGCAGTCGATATTGGCAGCG GAAATGGCTTGTTTATTTTGAAGGTGGCTAGAAAATGCACAGATTTAAACTTTCTTGGGCTTGAGATTAACAGGAAG CTTGTTCAGAGATGCTTAGATAATTTGCATCAATCTGAGTTCAAAAATGG ATATTTTATATCAACAAATGCAACCTCTACATTCCGTTCTATAGTTTCTAGTTATCCTGGAGATTTGGTACTTGTCGCAATACAG ATAACATTTATGAGATACAACTTGCTCAGCAGCATCCTTTTGTCTAGTGCCCGAATCCTGATTTTAACAGAGAGGACCAAAGATGGAGGATGGTACAGAGAGGACTTGTTGAAGCAATCTTGGATCTGCTTATTACAAATGGAAAG GTGTTTTTACAGTCTGATATCAAGACTGTTACAACGAGAATGA
- the LOC103974161 gene encoding uncharacterized protein LOC103974161 isoform X1, whose product MNGFGLSVPTHLVEHDAVKEALELNKLTQQRKIPIYFQKDFVCVKVGKPELVEIYAYNEILAGWVPVDLGPVSMKEASSMLSTCKAFQYNLNWHAIFADPTKPIAVDIGSGNGLFILKVARKCTDLNFLGLEINRKLVQRCLDNLHQSEFKNGYFISTNATSTFRSIVSSYPGDLVLVAIQCPNPDFNREDQRWRMVQRGLVEAILDLLITNGKVFLQSDIKTVTTRMKHLFITYGKGKLVVDGDDRDWMEENPFGVQTDWEQHVIERGAPMYRIILKKV is encoded by the exons ATGAATGGTTTCGGACTTTCGGTACCTACCCACTTAGTGGAACATGATGCTGTTAAAGAAGCACTAGAACTGAACAAACTTACACAACAAAGAAAGATTCCAATTTATTTTCAGAAAGATTTTGTGTGTGTCAAAGTTGGCAAGCCTGAGCTGGTGGAGATATACGCTTATAATGAAATCTTGGCAG GTTGGGTGCCTGTGGATCTAGGGCCAGTTTCAATGAAAGAAGCCTCTTCTATGCTCTCAACATGCAAG GCCTTTCAATACAATCTCAATTGGCATGCCATATTTGCAGATCCCACTAAACCTATAGCAGTCGATATTGGCAGCG GAAATGGCTTGTTTATTTTGAAGGTGGCTAGAAAATGCACAGATTTAAACTTTCTTGGGCTTGAGATTAACAGGAAG CTTGTTCAGAGATGCTTAGATAATTTGCATCAATCTGAGTTCAAAAATGG ATATTTTATATCAACAAATGCAACCTCTACATTCCGTTCTATAGTTTCTAGTTATCCTGGAGATTTGGTACTTGTCGCAATACAG TGCCCGAATCCTGATTTTAACAGAGAGGACCAAAGATGGAGGATGGTACAGAGAGGACTTGTTGAAGCAATCTTGGATCTGCTTATTACAAATGGAAAG GTGTTTTTACAGTCTGATATCAAGACTGTTACAACGAGAATGAAACATCTGTTCATTACTTATGGAAAGGGTAAACTAGTAGTGGATGGGGATGACAGGGATTGGATGGAGGAGAATCCTTTTGGTGTTCAGACTGACTGGGAGCAGCATGTGATTGAACGTGGAGCTCCTATGTATAGAATTATTCTCAAAAAGGTTTGA
- the LOC103974161 gene encoding uncharacterized protein LOC103974161 isoform X3, with amino-acid sequence MRSFGSSKALLRTSLMQSLLGWVPVDLGPVSMKEASSMLSTCKAFQYNLNWHAIFADPTKPIAVDIGSGNGLFILKVARKCTDLNFLGLEINRKLVQRCLDNLHQSEFKNGYFISTNATSTFRSIVSSYPGDLVLVAIQCPNPDFNREDQRWRMVQRGLVEAILDLLITNGKVFLQSDIKTVTTRMKHLFITYGKGKLVVDGDDRDWMEENPFGVQTDWEQHVIERGAPMYRIILKKV; translated from the exons GTTGGGTGCCTGTGGATCTAGGGCCAGTTTCAATGAAAGAAGCCTCTTCTATGCTCTCAACATGCAAG GCCTTTCAATACAATCTCAATTGGCATGCCATATTTGCAGATCCCACTAAACCTATAGCAGTCGATATTGGCAGCG GAAATGGCTTGTTTATTTTGAAGGTGGCTAGAAAATGCACAGATTTAAACTTTCTTGGGCTTGAGATTAACAGGAAG CTTGTTCAGAGATGCTTAGATAATTTGCATCAATCTGAGTTCAAAAATGG ATATTTTATATCAACAAATGCAACCTCTACATTCCGTTCTATAGTTTCTAGTTATCCTGGAGATTTGGTACTTGTCGCAATACAG TGCCCGAATCCTGATTTTAACAGAGAGGACCAAAGATGGAGGATGGTACAGAGAGGACTTGTTGAAGCAATCTTGGATCTGCTTATTACAAATGGAAAG GTGTTTTTACAGTCTGATATCAAGACTGTTACAACGAGAATGAAACATCTGTTCATTACTTATGGAAAGGGTAAACTAGTAGTGGATGGGGATGACAGGGATTGGATGGAGGAGAATCCTTTTGGTGTTCAGACTGACTGGGAGCAGCATGTGATTGAACGTGGAGCTCCTATGTATAGAATTATTCTCAAAAAGGTTTGA
- the LOC103974161 gene encoding uncharacterized protein LOC103974161 isoform X4: MKEASSMLSTCKAFQYNLNWHAIFADPTKPIAVDIGSGNGLFILKVARKCTDLNFLGLEINRKLVQRCLDNLHQSEFKNGYFISTNATSTFRSIVSSYPGDLVLVAIQCPNPDFNREDQRWRMVQRGLVEAILDLLITNGKVFLQSDIKTVTTRMKHLFITYGKGKLVVDGDDRDWMEENPFGVQTDWEQHVIERGAPMYRIILKKV, encoded by the exons ATGAAAGAAGCCTCTTCTATGCTCTCAACATGCAAG GCCTTTCAATACAATCTCAATTGGCATGCCATATTTGCAGATCCCACTAAACCTATAGCAGTCGATATTGGCAGCG GAAATGGCTTGTTTATTTTGAAGGTGGCTAGAAAATGCACAGATTTAAACTTTCTTGGGCTTGAGATTAACAGGAAG CTTGTTCAGAGATGCTTAGATAATTTGCATCAATCTGAGTTCAAAAATGG ATATTTTATATCAACAAATGCAACCTCTACATTCCGTTCTATAGTTTCTAGTTATCCTGGAGATTTGGTACTTGTCGCAATACAG TGCCCGAATCCTGATTTTAACAGAGAGGACCAAAGATGGAGGATGGTACAGAGAGGACTTGTTGAAGCAATCTTGGATCTGCTTATTACAAATGGAAAG GTGTTTTTACAGTCTGATATCAAGACTGTTACAACGAGAATGAAACATCTGTTCATTACTTATGGAAAGGGTAAACTAGTAGTGGATGGGGATGACAGGGATTGGATGGAGGAGAATCCTTTTGGTGTTCAGACTGACTGGGAGCAGCATGTGATTGAACGTGGAGCTCCTATGTATAGAATTATTCTCAAAAAGGTTTGA
- the LOC103971128 gene encoding uncharacterized protein LOC103971128 isoform X1, translating into MATASELDNKHRSSLGGAAKLAMAAAFLVGLASWYYAVEIRPPPPTPCGSEDGPPVTAPRIRLRDGRFLAYSETGVPRERAAYKIVHCHGFGSSRLDSPRSSPELIEELGIYIVGYDRAGYGESDPNPSRSLRSEASDIAELADALELGPRFYLIGFSLGGHAVWASIKYIPDRIAGAAMMAPVINYRWPGFPRHLSEEAYRKQQPGDQWALRVAYYAPWLLHWWMKQSWLPSSTVIKGTTHLPNRLDAQLREYVMKNSGMFEERRKLATQQGMLESFYRDMMVMFGKWEFDPMDLSQPPFPVHLWHGDEDGLVPVTLQRYICSRLSWINYHELKETGHYLGGVQSLVDVVLKTLLVASVSA; encoded by the exons ATGGCGACAGCCAGCGAGCTCGATAACAAGCATCGCAGCTCCCTTG GGGGAGCCGCAAAACTGGCGATGGCGGCGGCATTTTTGGTCGGGCTGGCGAGCTGGTACTACGCGGTGGAAATACGGCCGCCGCCGCCCACTCCGTGCGGGTCGGAGGACGGGCCACCGGTGACCGCGCCGAGGATTCGGCTGAGGGATGGACGGTTCCTGGCCTACTCCGAGACGGGGGTGCCCAGGGAAAGGGCTGCGTACAAGATCGTCCACTGCCATGGATTCGGCAGCTCCAGGCTCGACAGCCCCCGGTCCTCCCCG GAATTGATAGAGGAGTTaggtatatatatagtaggttacGACAGAGCTGGATATGGTGAAAGTGATCCCAATCCCAGTCGTTCACTGAGGAGCGAGGCGTCAGATATCGCGGAGCTGGCAGATGCTTTGGAGCTGGGCCCCAGGTTTTACCTGATTGGGTTCTCCTTGGGTGGCCATGCTGTCTGGGCGTCCATTAAGTACATTCCAGATAG GATTGCTGGAGCTGCTATGATGGCACCAGTAATAAACTACAGATGGCCTGGGTTCCCGCGGCATCTATCAGAGGAGGCTTACAGAAAGCAACAGCCTGGAGATCAGTGGGCATTGCGAGTTGCATATTATGCCCCCTGGTTGCTGCATTGGTGGATGAAACAGTCGTGGTTGCCTTCCTCCACCGTTATCAAAGGTACAACCCATCTGCCCAACCGCTTGGATGCACAACTTCGTGAGTACGTCATGAAGAACAGTGGAATGTTCGAAGAG AGGCGGAAACTTGCCACTCAGCAAGGCATGCTTGAGTCGTTTTACCGAGACATGATGGTGATGTTCGGGAAGTGGGAATTTGATCCGATGGATCTCTCGCAACCGCCCTTTCCAGTTCATCTATGGCATGGGGATGAAGACGGGCTCGTGCCGGTTACTCTACAGCGATACATCTGCAGCCGCCTCAGCTGGATCAACTACCATGAGCTGAAGGAAACAGGGCACTACTTGGGAGGTGTGCAGAGCTTGGTTGATGTTGTCCTCAAGACCTTGCTAGTGGCGTCGGTTTCGGCATGA
- the LOC103971128 gene encoding uncharacterized protein LOC103971128 isoform X2 yields the protein MATASELDNKHRSSLGGAAKLAMAAAFLVGLASWYYAVEIRPPPPTPCGSEDGPPVTAPRIRLRDGRFLAYSETGVPRERAAYKIVHCHGFGSSRLDSPRSSPELIEELGIYIVGYDRAGYGESDPNPSRSLRSEASDIAELADALELGPRFYLIGFSLGGHAVWASIKYIPDRIAGAAMMAPVINYRWPGFPRHLSEEAYRKQQPGDQWALRVAYYAPWLLHWWMKQSWLPSSTVIKGTTHLPNRLDAQLREYVMKNSGMFEEYDAARTEECKRHCACRGGNLPLSKACLSRFTET from the exons ATGGCGACAGCCAGCGAGCTCGATAACAAGCATCGCAGCTCCCTTG GGGGAGCCGCAAAACTGGCGATGGCGGCGGCATTTTTGGTCGGGCTGGCGAGCTGGTACTACGCGGTGGAAATACGGCCGCCGCCGCCCACTCCGTGCGGGTCGGAGGACGGGCCACCGGTGACCGCGCCGAGGATTCGGCTGAGGGATGGACGGTTCCTGGCCTACTCCGAGACGGGGGTGCCCAGGGAAAGGGCTGCGTACAAGATCGTCCACTGCCATGGATTCGGCAGCTCCAGGCTCGACAGCCCCCGGTCCTCCCCG GAATTGATAGAGGAGTTaggtatatatatagtaggttacGACAGAGCTGGATATGGTGAAAGTGATCCCAATCCCAGTCGTTCACTGAGGAGCGAGGCGTCAGATATCGCGGAGCTGGCAGATGCTTTGGAGCTGGGCCCCAGGTTTTACCTGATTGGGTTCTCCTTGGGTGGCCATGCTGTCTGGGCGTCCATTAAGTACATTCCAGATAG GATTGCTGGAGCTGCTATGATGGCACCAGTAATAAACTACAGATGGCCTGGGTTCCCGCGGCATCTATCAGAGGAGGCTTACAGAAAGCAACAGCCTGGAGATCAGTGGGCATTGCGAGTTGCATATTATGCCCCCTGGTTGCTGCATTGGTGGATGAAACAGTCGTGGTTGCCTTCCTCCACCGTTATCAAAGGTACAACCCATCTGCCCAACCGCTTGGATGCACAACTTCGTGAGTACGTCATGAAGAACAGTGGAATGTTCGAAGAG TATGACGCTGCAAGAACTGAAGAATGCAAGCGTCACTGTGCTTGCAGAGGCGGAAACTTGCCACTCAGCAAGGCATGCTTGAGTCGTTTTACCGAGACATGA
- the LOC108951703 gene encoding uncharacterized protein LOC108951703 — MEFCPTCGMLLQIERASQGRRCRLFCPTCPYVCTISNKMVIKHNLVKKELEHIFSGADSMKFAPRTAATCPRCHHGEAFFRQMQIRSADEPMTTFYRCCNERCNYEWRDD, encoded by the exons aTGGAGTTCTGCCCGACGTGCGGGATGCTGCTGCAGATCGAGCGGGCAAGCCAAGGgcggaggtgccgcctcttctgcCCCACCTGCCCCTacgtctgcaccatctccaacaaG AtggtcatcaagcataatttggtGAAGAAAGAATTGGAGCATATCTTTAGCGGCGCCGACAGCATGAAGTTTGCTCCAAGAACTGCAG CAACCTGCCCAAGGTGTCACCACGGAGAGGCATTCTTCAGGCAAATGCAGATTCGTTCAGCTGACGAACCCATGACAACATTCTACCGATGCTGCAACGAGAGATGCAATTACGAATGGCGAGACGACTGA